A single Apium graveolens cultivar Ventura unplaced genomic scaffold, ASM990537v1 ctg4280, whole genome shotgun sequence DNA region contains:
- the LOC141701667 gene encoding uncharacterized protein At4g02000-like: MDKKDNLEELMGDLDISNDKDEELVFDDEIDEVNNKFELCLVGKFLTEKNLNVRAMKSEMVDLWRPARGGNIKMLIMGLFLFQFYYKDDMQWMMNNDPWSFDNAILVTNTIPAGVDPTKVHLNEVELWIQIFDLPSEFISESIGKQLGNLFGSFVMYDQNNNTSIWREYMRIKIKVDVRMPLKRRKKICSKYRKECIVSCKYENLADFCFLCGMLTHTERFCKKKFDGEIDGLVRGWGNWLRAPSRRGRRKGGVSG, from the coding sequence ATGGATAAAAAGGATAATCTGGAGGAGTTAATGGGAGATTTAGACATTTCCAATGATAAGGATGAGGAGTTAGTTTTTGACGATGAGATTGATGAGGTTAACAATAAATTTGAACTTTGTCTGGTGGGAAAATTTCTCACAGAGAAGAACCTTAATGTGAGAGCGATGAAGTCTGAAATGGTAGATCTTTGGCGTCCAGCTAGGGGAGGTAACATCAAGATGCTGATAATGGGACTGTtcttatttcagttttactacAAGGATGATATGCAATGGATGATGAACAATGATCCGTGGTCCTTCGATAATGCAATTCTGGTTACTAATACTATTCCGGCGGGGGTTGATCCTACTAAGGTTCATCTTAATGAAGTGGAGTTATGGATTCAAATTTTTGATTTACCGAGTGAGTTTATTTCAGAATCCATTGGAAAACAATTAGGCAATTTATTTGGTTCTTTTGTTATGTATGATCAAAACAATAACACCAGCATTTGGAGGGAGTATATGAGAATTAAGATTAAGGTGGATGTAAGAATGCCattaaaaagaagaaagaaaataTGCAGTAAGTACAGAAAGGAATGCATTGTTAGTTGTAAGTATGAGAATCTGGCTGATTTTTGCTTCTTATGTGGAATGTTGACCCATACAGAGCGGTTCTGTAAGAAAAAGTTCGATGGAGAGATAGACGGCCTTGTTCGTGGTTGGGGAAACTGGCTAAGAGCTCCTTCGCGAAGGGGGCGGCGCAAGGGCGGAGTAAGTGGTTGA